One Streptosporangiales bacterium DNA segment encodes these proteins:
- a CDS encoding FtsX-like permease family protein — MNLFEVMRSALHGLLANKLRSVLTMLGVLIGVASVILLVAVGTGSARQVQESIDQLGTNTLTVMSSGGGSGVSDTGFTPELVEALGDKDYTPDVRSVTPQVMSDQTLVNADVSYDAQVIGTVPSYFEATNSPVANGQAFTSAQQEDRSHVVVLGATVAQELYGIADPVGRQVTIAGMPFLVVGVLEDKGSAGFSDTSDSVVAPLSAVQDAMTGYGPVDQLVVQATSAETVGLAEAEITAVLDQQLDVTDPSDPPYRILNQQQIQETGQQATTTFTVLLAAIAAISLLVGGIGITNIMLVTVTERTREIGIRKALGAPRGAVLGQFLAEATLLSLLGGVLGIVLGVAGSRFTIMGVQPEIVPASVIAALGVSLAIGVFFGGYPANRAAALPPIRALRYE, encoded by the coding sequence ATGAACCTCTTCGAGGTCATGCGGTCCGCGCTGCACGGCCTGCTCGCCAACAAGCTCCGCTCCGTCCTGACCATGCTCGGCGTGCTCATCGGCGTCGCGTCGGTCATCCTGCTCGTGGCCGTCGGCACCGGTTCGGCGCGACAGGTGCAGGAGAGCATCGACCAGCTCGGGACCAACACGCTCACCGTGATGAGCAGCGGCGGCGGCTCCGGCGTCAGCGACACGGGCTTCACGCCCGAGCTGGTGGAGGCGCTCGGCGACAAGGACTACACGCCGGACGTCCGGAGCGTCACGCCGCAGGTGATGTCCGACCAGACGCTGGTCAACGCCGACGTGAGCTACGACGCCCAGGTGATCGGCACGGTCCCGTCCTACTTCGAGGCGACGAACAGTCCGGTCGCGAACGGACAGGCGTTCACGTCCGCGCAGCAGGAGGACCGCAGCCACGTGGTCGTCCTGGGGGCGACCGTCGCGCAGGAGCTGTACGGCATCGCCGACCCCGTTGGCCGCCAGGTGACGATCGCCGGCATGCCGTTCCTCGTGGTCGGCGTGCTCGAGGACAAGGGCAGCGCCGGTTTCTCCGACACCAGCGACTCCGTCGTCGCCCCGCTGTCGGCCGTCCAGGACGCGATGACCGGTTACGGCCCGGTCGACCAGCTCGTGGTGCAGGCGACGAGCGCGGAGACCGTCGGGCTCGCAGAGGCCGAGATCACGGCAGTGCTCGACCAGCAGCTCGACGTGACCGATCCCAGCGACCCGCCGTACCGGATCCTCAACCAGCAGCAGATCCAGGAGACCGGCCAGCAGGCGACGACGACGTTCACCGTGCTGCTCGCGGCGATCGCGGCGATCAGCCTGCTCGTCGGCGGGATCGGGATCACCAACATCATGCTCGTCACGGTGACCGAACGAACCCGCGAGATCGGCATCCGCAAGGCACTGGGCGCACCCCGCGGCGCCGTTCTCGGTCAGTTCCTCGCCGAGGCGACGCTGCTCAGCCTGCTCGGCGGTGTGCTCGGGATCGTGCTCGGCGTCGCCGGCAGCCGTTTCACGATCATGGGCGTGCAGCCGGAGATCGTCCCGGCGTCCGTCATCGCCGCGCTCGGCGTGTCCCTCGCCATCGGGGTCTTCTTCGGCGGGTACCCGGCCAACCGGGCAGCGGCACT
- a CDS encoding biotin/lipoyl-binding protein yields the protein MGSPTVTGAPTGDPNGGVSPRRGPRRPRGTPRSRAGRHQPAPEDSGVVNKRTRRLVIVNASLAVLLVVAAAGGYLLLFRDDGDADASDLRTVAVARGTVEATVSASGTVGPSRSANVDFGTSGTVEKVRVKAGDEVAEGDVLARLDDTAAQQALTAAESKLTAAEEARAELDDSDQDPSDSQVASAQANVDMAEAEVSQAQADLDATKLTAPMSGTVLAVNGTAGSSASGSGSSGSGDTGDSGDTGDTGDTGDTGNGSGSSGDLDLESGFVVLGDLDHLVVDASFAEADTAKLKTKQNATLTFPALPDTESSGKVGSIGLTGSNEDGVTRYDVRVSLTKPPKGLKVGQTATISVVTQRATDVVYVPTIALQGSGDQASVNVLRDGRSVSTPVTTGVKGDTFTEISSGLSEGDKVVLADSTGGSSQQTGGGEPQVRRVGPGDKPGVVQKP from the coding sequence CTGGGGTCCCCAACGGTGACCGGAGCCCCCACCGGGGACCCCAACGGTGGCGTCAGCCCCCGCCGGGGACCCCGGCGTCCTCGGGGAACTCCCAGGTCACGCGCAGGCCGGCACCAGCCGGCGCCGGAAGACTCCGGTGTCGTGAACAAGCGCACGCGTCGCCTCGTCATCGTCAACGCCTCCCTGGCGGTCCTGCTCGTCGTCGCCGCCGCCGGCGGGTACCTGCTGCTCTTCCGCGACGACGGCGACGCCGATGCGAGCGACCTGCGCACGGTGGCGGTCGCCCGCGGCACGGTCGAGGCGACGGTCTCGGCGAGCGGCACCGTCGGCCCCTCGCGGAGCGCGAACGTCGACTTCGGCACATCGGGCACCGTCGAGAAGGTGCGAGTGAAGGCCGGTGACGAGGTCGCCGAGGGAGACGTGCTCGCCCGCCTCGACGACACCGCCGCGCAGCAGGCACTGACCGCCGCGGAGTCGAAGCTGACCGCGGCCGAGGAGGCACGGGCCGAGCTCGACGACTCCGACCAGGACCCCAGCGACTCGCAGGTCGCCTCGGCCCAGGCGAACGTCGACATGGCGGAGGCCGAGGTGTCGCAGGCTCAGGCCGACCTCGACGCCACCAAGCTCACCGCACCGATGTCCGGCACGGTGCTCGCGGTCAACGGAACCGCCGGGTCCTCCGCGTCCGGCAGCGGGTCGAGCGGATCCGGCGACACCGGCGACTCGGGTGACACCGGCGACACCGGTGACACGGGCGACACCGGCAACGGCAGCGGCTCGTCCGGTGACCTCGACCTGGAGAGCGGGTTCGTGGTCCTCGGTGACCTCGACCACCTCGTGGTGGACGCGTCGTTCGCCGAGGCCGACACCGCGAAACTGAAGACGAAGCAGAACGCGACCCTGACGTTCCCCGCCCTCCCGGACACCGAGTCCTCCGGCAAGGTCGGCTCGATCGGCCTCACCGGCAGCAACGAGGACGGCGTGACCCGCTACGACGTCCGAGTGAGCCTGACCAAGCCGCCGAAGGGCCTGAAGGTCGGGCAGACCGCGACGATCTCCGTCGTGACGCAGCGCGCCACCGACGTCGTGTACGTGCCGACGATCGCCCTGCAGGGCAGCGGCGACCAGGCGAGCGTCAACGTGCTGCGCGACGGCAGGTCGGTGTCGACGCCGGTGACGACCGGCGTCAAGGGCGACACGTTCACCGAGATCAGCAGCGGCCTGTCCGAGGGCGACAAGGTCGTCCTCGCCGACTCCACCGGGGGCTCGTCGCAGCAGACCGGCGGCGGCGAGCCACAGGTCAGGCGGGTCGGGCCCGGCGACAAGCCGGGAGTGGTGCAGAAGCCATGA
- a CDS encoding ATP-binding cassette domain-containing protein, with the protein MTNVIETHDLTKVYGAGDTAVHALRGVTLRIGSGEYVAVMGASGSGKSTLMHLLGCLDVPSAGRYLLDGTDVAELDAHTLGVVRNRRIGFVFQAFNLVPRMTALDNVALPLVYARVRTRRRRTRAQEALASVGLDDRGGHRPNELSGGQQQRVAIARALVNDPALILADEPTGNLDSDSSAEVLAMLDRLNGAGRTVVVITHESEVAQHARRVVSLRDGRVVDDAPTVRLAAAGGAR; encoded by the coding sequence ATGACCAACGTCATCGAGACCCACGACCTCACCAAGGTCTACGGCGCCGGCGACACCGCCGTCCACGCCCTGCGCGGCGTGACCCTGCGGATCGGGAGCGGCGAGTACGTCGCCGTGATGGGCGCGTCCGGCTCGGGCAAGTCGACGCTGATGCACCTGCTCGGCTGCCTCGACGTCCCCAGCGCAGGGCGCTACCTGCTCGACGGCACCGACGTCGCCGAGCTCGACGCACACACGCTCGGCGTGGTGCGCAACCGCAGGATCGGCTTCGTCTTCCAGGCGTTCAACCTCGTGCCGCGGATGACGGCGCTCGACAACGTGGCACTCCCCCTCGTATATGCGCGCGTCAGGACGCGCCGCCGCCGCACCCGCGCGCAGGAGGCACTCGCCTCCGTCGGCCTCGACGACCGCGGTGGGCACCGGCCGAACGAGCTCTCCGGCGGGCAGCAGCAACGGGTGGCGATCGCGAGGGCGCTCGTCAACGATCCCGCGCTGATCCTCGCGGACGAACCCACCGGCAACCTCGACTCCGACTCCTCGGCCGAGGTGCTGGCGATGCTCGATCGGCTCAACGGCGCCGGACGCACCGTCGTCGTCATCACCCACGAGTCCGAGGTGGCGCAGCACGCGCGACGCGTCGTGTCGCTCCGCGACGGCCGTGTCGTCGACGACGCCCCGACCGTCCGCCTCGCGGCCGCAGGCGGTGCGCGATGA